In Leopardus geoffroyi isolate Oge1 chromosome D1, O.geoffroyi_Oge1_pat1.0, whole genome shotgun sequence, a single window of DNA contains:
- the LOC123601242 gene encoding LOW QUALITY PROTEIN: olfactory receptor 51F2 (The sequence of the model RefSeq protein was modified relative to this genomic sequence to represent the inferred CDS: substituted 1 base at 1 genomic stop codon), whose translation MSNFQNITSTSITFLLTGVPGLEVFHTWISIPFCFLYITALSGNCLILFAIVTQPSLHEPMFYFLSMLSTTDLGLSISTLVTMSGIFWFDAREISFNAFLSQMFYIKLFTVMESSVLLAMTFDHFVAISNPLRYATILTDSRIAQSGVATVIRGTLMLTPMVALLKRLSFCHSHVLHHSYCFHPDVMKLSCTDTRINNAVGLTTMISTVGVDSILILLSYILIIKTVHSIASPEERKKAFSTCISHIGTVAIFYFPLISLSFVHRFGKXAPAYVHTMIANTYLLIPPVMNSFIYSVKTKQIHRAVIKTLHSKGT comes from the coding sequence ATGTCAAACTTCCAGAATATCACATCTACGTCCATCACTTTCCTGCTAACTGGTGTTCCTGGGCTGGAAGTCTTCCACACCTGGATCTccattcctttctgctttctctaCATAACCGCCCTCTCAGGAAATTGCCTGATTCTCTTTGCCATTGTCACTCAGCCCAGCCTCCACGAACCcatgttttatttcctctccatGCTGTCCACCACTGACCTCGGCCTGTCCATATCTACCCTGGTCACCATGTCGGGTATATTCTGGTTTGATGCCAGGGAGATCAGCTTTAATGCCTTCTTGTCACAGATGTTCTATATTAAACTCTTCACTGTCATGGAATCTTCAGTGTTGTTGGCCATGACCTTTGATCATTTTGTGGCCATCTCTAATCCACTCAGGTATGCCACCATTTTAACTGATTCCAGAATAGCTCAAAGTGGAGTGGCAACTGTCATCAGGGGGACACTAATGCTAACACCAATGGTAGCACTTCTTAAAAGACTGTCCTTCTGCCACAGCCATGTGCTCCACCACTCCTACTGCTTCCACCCTGATGTAATGAAGCTCTCGTGCACAGACACTAGGATCAACAATGCAGTTGGGTTGACTACCATGATCTCCACTGTTGGTGTTGACTCAATCCTCATCCTCCTTTCTTACATTTTGATTATTAAGACTGTCCACAGCATTGCATCcccagaagagaggaagaaagcctTCAGCACATGTATTTCCCATATTGGGACTgttgctattttctattttccattgaTCAGTCTGTCCTTTGTTCACAGATTTGGGAAATGAGCCCCAGCCTATGTTCATACAATGATTGCTAACACCTACCTCCTGATCCCTCCTGTAATGAACTCCTTTATCTATAGTGTGAAGACCAAACAGATACACAGAGCTGTGATAAAAACTCTCCATTCCAAAGGTACATAG
- the LOC123601241 gene encoding olfactory receptor 51E2, with product MSSCNFTHATFVLIGIPGLEEAHFWIGFPLLSMYAVAVFGNCIVVFIVRTERSLHAPMYLFLCMLAAIDLALSTSTMPKILALFWFDSREITYDACIAQMFFIHALSAIESTILLAMAFDRYIAICHPLRHAAVLNNTVTAQIGMVAVVRGSLFFIPLPLLIKRLAFCHSNVLSHSYCVHQDMMKLAYADTLPNEVYGLTAILLVMGVDVLFISLSYFLIIRTVLQLPSKSERAKAFGTCVSHIGVVLAFYVPLIGLSVVHRFGKGLDPIVHVLMGDVYLLLPPVINPIIYGAKTKKIRTRMLAMFKISCDKDPHAVGSR from the coding sequence ATGAGTTCCTGCAATTTCACACATGCCACCTTTGTACTCATTGGTATCCCCGGATTAGAAGAAGCCCATTTCTGGATTGGCTTCCCCCTGCTTTCAATGTATGCTGTAGCAGTGTTTGGAAACTGCATCGTGGTGTTCATCGTAAGGACGGAGCGCAGCCTGCATGCTCCCATGTACCTCTTCCTCTGCATGTTGGCAGCCATTGACCTGGCATTGTCCACATCCACCATGCCCAAGATCCTCGCCCTCTTCTGGTTTGATTCCCGGGAGATTACCTATGATGCCTGCATTGCCCAGATGTTTTTTATTCATGCCCTCTCAGCTATTGAGTCCACCATCCTGCTGGCCATGGCCTTTGACCGTTATATAGCCATCTGTCACCCACTACGCCACGCAGCAGTGCTCAACAATACAGTAACAGCCCAGATTGGCATGGTGGCCGTGGTCCGTGGATCCCTCTTCTTTATCCCACTGCCTCTGCTCATCAAGCGGCTGGCCTTCTGCCACTCCAATGTGCTCTCACACTCCTATTGCGTGCACCAGGATATGATGAAGTTGGCCTATGCAGACACATTGCCCAATGAGGTCTATGGTCTTACTGCCATTCTGCTGGTTATGGGCGTGGATGTCCTCTTCATCTCCTTGTCCTATTTTCTGATTATACGAACAGTTCTACAACTGCCTTCCAAGTCAGAGCGGGCCAAGGCTTTTGGAACCTGTGTGTCACACATCGGTGTGGTTTTAGCCTTCTATGTTCCTCTCATTGGACTCTCAGTGGTTCACCGTTTTGGAAAAGGCCTTGACCCCATCGTGCATGTTCTTATGGGTGATGTCTATCTACTTCTGCCTCCTGTGATCAATCCCATCATCTATGGTGCCAAGACCAAAAAGATCAGAACTCGGATGCTAGCTATGTTCAAGATCAGCTGTGACAAGGACCCTCACGCTGTGGGAAGCAGGTGA